Proteins encoded by one window of Arachis ipaensis cultivar K30076 chromosome B04, Araip1.1, whole genome shotgun sequence:
- the LOC107639326 gene encoding RNA-binding protein FUS isoform X2, giving the protein MDRYQKVEKPKPESPINENEIRITTQGAIRNYITYASSLLQEKHAREIVLKAMGQAISKTVAIAEILKKRISQLHQDTAISSVSITDVWEPIEEGLVPVEMTRHVSMISITLSTRELNKNSPGYQAPLNVEQPKPQFNYQQQLVKQAPAPYNAVNEDSYGRGRGRGRGRGRGRGRNWGRGGYGYQGGYGNYQGGYGYYQGGYYQDNGGYTNRGRGGGRGRGWGYRSYDGGRGGGAGYEGGRGGGAGYEGGRGGGAGYDGVRAGGYERGRGGNRGYGRGRGRIGGRTRGGGGGNQV; this is encoded by the exons ATGGATAGGTACCAAAAGGTTGAAAAACCGAAGCCTGAATCCCCCATCAATGAGAATGAGATCCGAATCACCACACAAGGCGCCATCAGAAACTACATCACCTATGCTTCCTCTCTTCTTCAG GAAAAACATGCAAGAGAGATTGTCTTGAAGGCTATGGGACAAGCAATCAGCAAGACAGTTGCCATTGCAGAGATTTTAAAG AAGAGGATTTCTCAGCTGCACCAAGATACTGCCATCAGCTCGGTCAGCATAACAGATGTGTGGGAACCGATTGAAGAGGGTCTTGTACC TGTTGAAATGACTCGTCATGTCTCTATGATCTCAATCACCTTATCAACTAGAGAATTAAACAAAAACTCTCCAGG GTATCAAGCTCCACTTAATGtggaacaaccaaaaccacaattCAATTATCAACAGCAACTGGTAAAGCAAGCACCTGCTCCGTATAATGCTGTAAATGAAG ACTCTTATGGCCGTGGTCGAGGTCGAGGACGGGGACGGGGGAGAGGCAGAGGAAGGAATTGGGGGAGGGGTGGTTATGGTTATCAAGGTGGTTATGGAAATTATCAAGGTGGATATGGTTATTACCAGGGTGGGTATTATCAAG ATAATGGTGGGTATACAAATCGAGGCCGAGGAGGTGGGCGAGGCAGAGGTTGGGGGTATCGTA GTTATGATGGTGGTAGAGGTGGAGGTGCAGGTTATGAAGGGGGAAGAGGCGGAGGTGCAGGGTATGAGGGTGGAAGAGGCGGAGGTGCAGGTTATGATGGAGTCAGAGCTGGTGGTTATGAAAGGGGCAGAGGTGGAAATAGGGGTTATGGCCGTGGTAGGGGACGTATTGGAGGACGTACAAGGGGTGGTGGTGGCGGCAACCAGGTGTGA
- the LOC107639326 gene encoding glycine-rich cell wall structural protein 2 isoform X3 — protein sequence MGQAISKTVAIAEILKKRISQLHQDTAISSVSITDVWEPIEEGLVPVEMTRHVSMISITLSTRELNKNSPGYQAPLNVEQPKPQFNYQQQLVKQAPAPYNAVNEDSYGRGRGRGRGRGRGRGRNWGRGGYGYQGGYGNYQGGYGYYQGGYYQDNGGYTNRGRGGGRGRGWGYRTGYDGGRGGGAGYEGGRGGGAGYEGGRGGGAGYDGVRAGGYERGRGGNRGYGRGRGRIGGRTRGGGGGNQV from the exons ATGGGACAAGCAATCAGCAAGACAGTTGCCATTGCAGAGATTTTAAAG AAGAGGATTTCTCAGCTGCACCAAGATACTGCCATCAGCTCGGTCAGCATAACAGATGTGTGGGAACCGATTGAAGAGGGTCTTGTACC TGTTGAAATGACTCGTCATGTCTCTATGATCTCAATCACCTTATCAACTAGAGAATTAAACAAAAACTCTCCAGG GTATCAAGCTCCACTTAATGtggaacaaccaaaaccacaattCAATTATCAACAGCAACTGGTAAAGCAAGCACCTGCTCCGTATAATGCTGTAAATGAAG ACTCTTATGGCCGTGGTCGAGGTCGAGGACGGGGACGGGGGAGAGGCAGAGGAAGGAATTGGGGGAGGGGTGGTTATGGTTATCAAGGTGGTTATGGAAATTATCAAGGTGGATATGGTTATTACCAGGGTGGGTATTATCAAG ATAATGGTGGGTATACAAATCGAGGCCGAGGAGGTGGGCGAGGCAGAGGTTGGGGGTATCGTA CAGGTTATGATGGTGGTAGAGGTGGAGGTGCAGGTTATGAAGGGGGAAGAGGCGGAGGTGCAGGGTATGAGGGTGGAAGAGGCGGAGGTGCAGGTTATGATGGAGTCAGAGCTGGTGGTTATGAAAGGGGCAGAGGTGGAAATAGGGGTTATGGCCGTGGTAGGGGACGTATTGGAGGACGTACAAGGGGTGGTGGTGGCGGCAACCAGGTGTGA
- the LOC107639326 gene encoding keratin, type I cytoskeletal 9 isoform X1: protein MDRYQKVEKPKPESPINENEIRITTQGAIRNYITYASSLLQEKHAREIVLKAMGQAISKTVAIAEILKKRISQLHQDTAISSVSITDVWEPIEEGLVPVEMTRHVSMISITLSTRELNKNSPGYQAPLNVEQPKPQFNYQQQLVKQAPAPYNAVNEDSYGRGRGRGRGRGRGRGRNWGRGGYGYQGGYGNYQGGYGYYQGGYYQDNGGYTNRGRGGGRGRGWGYRTGYDGGRGGGAGYEGGRGGGAGYEGGRGGGAGYDGVRAGGYERGRGGNRGYGRGRGRIGGRTRGGGGGNQV, encoded by the exons ATGGATAGGTACCAAAAGGTTGAAAAACCGAAGCCTGAATCCCCCATCAATGAGAATGAGATCCGAATCACCACACAAGGCGCCATCAGAAACTACATCACCTATGCTTCCTCTCTTCTTCAG GAAAAACATGCAAGAGAGATTGTCTTGAAGGCTATGGGACAAGCAATCAGCAAGACAGTTGCCATTGCAGAGATTTTAAAG AAGAGGATTTCTCAGCTGCACCAAGATACTGCCATCAGCTCGGTCAGCATAACAGATGTGTGGGAACCGATTGAAGAGGGTCTTGTACC TGTTGAAATGACTCGTCATGTCTCTATGATCTCAATCACCTTATCAACTAGAGAATTAAACAAAAACTCTCCAGG GTATCAAGCTCCACTTAATGtggaacaaccaaaaccacaattCAATTATCAACAGCAACTGGTAAAGCAAGCACCTGCTCCGTATAATGCTGTAAATGAAG ACTCTTATGGCCGTGGTCGAGGTCGAGGACGGGGACGGGGGAGAGGCAGAGGAAGGAATTGGGGGAGGGGTGGTTATGGTTATCAAGGTGGTTATGGAAATTATCAAGGTGGATATGGTTATTACCAGGGTGGGTATTATCAAG ATAATGGTGGGTATACAAATCGAGGCCGAGGAGGTGGGCGAGGCAGAGGTTGGGGGTATCGTA CAGGTTATGATGGTGGTAGAGGTGGAGGTGCAGGTTATGAAGGGGGAAGAGGCGGAGGTGCAGGGTATGAGGGTGGAAGAGGCGGAGGTGCAGGTTATGATGGAGTCAGAGCTGGTGGTTATGAAAGGGGCAGAGGTGGAAATAGGGGTTATGGCCGTGGTAGGGGACGTATTGGAGGACGTACAAGGGGTGGTGGTGGCGGCAACCAGGTGTGA